In bacterium 336/3, the following proteins share a genomic window:
- a CDS encoding ABC transporter ATP-binding protein, with amino-acid sequence MFEISGLIHEYQSQTVLSVEKWQAMQGEHWLVLGKSGSGKSTLLHILAGLLRPSRGEVKVNDTDVKKLKSDDIDRFRAQNIGIVFQKPHLIQTLTVFENLLLVPYLAHKGSSQQIYTILESLNMAHKQKNYPYQLSQGELQRVSIARAMIANPILLLADEPTASLDDENAHNVIDLLQTKAQEIKATLLIATHDQRVKKSFSNTYIL; translated from the coding sequence ATGTTCGAAATTTCAGGTTTAATACATGAGTATCAGTCTCAAACAGTTCTTTCAGTGGAAAAGTGGCAGGCAATGCAAGGTGAACATTGGCTTGTTTTGGGAAAATCGGGTAGTGGAAAAAGTACACTACTTCATATTTTGGCAGGACTACTCAGACCATCTAGAGGAGAAGTAAAAGTTAATGATACTGATGTAAAAAAATTAAAATCAGATGATATAGATAGATTTAGAGCTCAAAACATTGGCATTGTCTTCCAGAAACCTCATCTTATTCAGACACTTACAGTATTTGAAAACCTACTTTTAGTGCCTTATCTAGCACATAAAGGAAGCAGTCAGCAAATATATACTATTTTGGAATCTTTAAATATGGCTCACAAACAAAAAAATTACCCTTATCAGCTTAGTCAAGGAGAGTTGCAGAGAGTCTCTATTGCCAGAGCCATGATTGCTAATCCTATTTTATTACTTGCTGATGAGCCAACTGCTAGTTTGGATGATGAAAATGCTCATAATGTTATAGACTTATTACAAACAAAAGCCCAAGAAATAAAAGCTACTTTACTCATTGCTACTCATGATCAAAGAGTAAAAAAATCTTTTTCTAATACTTACATACTCTAA
- a CDS encoding endonuclease V produces MIFAFDTHYNNNKAHTVCMGFENWTDKEATLELSEDLEVPDEYVSGEFYKRELPCIMSILTQIKLQKEDIIVVDGFVVLDDRGKLGLGGHLYEELNRQVPIIGVAKSNFATLNTLKREVYRGDSKRPLYITSLGIDLDKATAYVQSMHGAYRIPDILKKLDQKTKFLI; encoded by the coding sequence TTGATATTTGCTTTTGACACCCATTATAATAATAATAAAGCTCATACAGTTTGTATGGGCTTTGAAAACTGGACAGATAAGGAAGCAACTTTAGAATTAAGCGAAGATTTGGAAGTTCCTGACGAGTATGTATCTGGCGAATTTTATAAAAGAGAATTGCCTTGTATTATGAGCATACTTACTCAAATCAAATTGCAAAAAGAAGATATCATTGTGGTAGATGGCTTTGTGGTACTTGATGATAGAGGAAAATTAGGCTTGGGGGGACATTTGTATGAGGAATTAAACAGACAAGTTCCTATTATTGGTGTTGCCAAAAGCAATTTTGCTACACTCAATACGTTAAAAAGAGAGGTTTATAGAGGAGATAGTAAAAGGCCCCTATACATCACCAGTTTAGGTATTGATTTGGATAAAGCTACTGCTTATGTACAAAGTATGCATGGAGCTTATCGAATACCTGATATTTTAAAAAAATTAGACCAAAAAACTAAATTTTTAATATAA
- a CDS encoding acetyl-CoA carboxylase biotin carboxylase subunit (an AccC homodimer forms the biotin carboxylase subunit of the acetyl CoA carboxylase, an enzyme that catalyzes the formation of malonyl-CoA, which in turn controls the rate of fatty acid metabolism): MFKKILIANRGEIALRIIRTCKEMGIKTVAVYSTADKESLHVRFADEAVCIGPAISKQSYLSIPSIIAAAEITNADAIHPGYGFLSENAVFSRTCREHGIKFIGATPEQIEKMGDKATAKATMKIAGVPIVPGSEGLVNELSEAKKLAKKIKYPVIIKATAGGGGRGMRIITKEEEFDKAWDDAKMEAGAAFGNDGLYLEKFIENPRHIEIQVFGDQFGNVCHLSERDCSIQRRNQKLIEETPSPMLDEALRKKMGDAAIKGAKAINYEGAGTIEFLLDKNGDFYFMEMNTRIQVEHPVTEAVTGWDLVKEQIKVAAGIEISGKNYFPQAFSMECRINAEDPAKDFRPSPGKITNLHIPGGAGVRVDTHVYSGYTIPSNYDSMIAKVIVTAQSRQEVIVRMKRALQEFVIEGIKTTIPLLIKLMDDPNFQNGKDFTTQYMNTYDYSDL, encoded by the coding sequence ATGTTTAAAAAAATATTGATAGCCAATCGTGGCGAAATTGCTTTACGCATTATTCGTACTTGTAAAGAAATGGGAATCAAGACAGTAGCTGTTTATTCTACTGCTGATAAAGAAAGCTTGCATGTTCGTTTTGCCGATGAAGCCGTTTGTATTGGTCCTGCCATCAGTAAACAATCTTATTTGAGTATTCCAAGCATTATTGCAGCAGCCGAAATCACCAATGCTGATGCTATTCACCCTGGGTATGGTTTTTTATCAGAAAATGCTGTTTTTTCTCGTACTTGTAGAGAGCATGGTATTAAGTTTATTGGAGCTACACCTGAACAAATTGAGAAAATGGGTGATAAAGCAACCGCTAAAGCAACCATGAAAATAGCTGGTGTACCCATTGTACCTGGTTCTGAGGGTTTGGTGAATGAACTTTCTGAAGCAAAAAAATTAGCGAAAAAAATTAAATACCCTGTTATTATCAAAGCTACAGCTGGTGGTGGTGGTCGTGGAATGCGTATCATTACCAAAGAAGAAGAATTTGACAAAGCTTGGGATGATGCTAAAATGGAAGCTGGTGCAGCCTTTGGCAATGATGGTTTATACTTAGAAAAATTTATTGAAAATCCAAGACATATTGAAATTCAGGTATTTGGAGACCAATTTGGCAATGTTTGTCACCTTTCAGAAAGGGATTGCTCTATTCAACGTAGAAATCAAAAACTAATTGAAGAAACCCCCTCTCCGATGCTTGATGAAGCTCTTCGTAAAAAAATGGGTGATGCAGCTATCAAAGGTGCTAAAGCCATTAACTACGAAGGTGCAGGAACAATTGAGTTTTTATTGGATAAAAATGGTGATTTCTATTTTATGGAAATGAACACTCGTATCCAAGTAGAACACCCTGTTACTGAAGCCGTTACTGGTTGGGATTTGGTGAAGGAGCAAATCAAAGTGGCTGCAGGTATTGAAATTTCAGGAAAAAATTATTTTCCTCAAGCATTTTCAATGGAGTGTCGTATCAATGCAGAAGACCCTGCCAAAGATTTCAGACCTTCCCCTGGTAAAATCACGAATTTACACATCCCTGGTGGTGCTGGCGTTCGTGTAGATACACATGTGTATTCAGGCTATACCATTCCTTCTAATTATGATTCTATGATTGCCAAAGTGATTGTAACAGCTCAATCAAGACAAGAGGTAATTGTAAGGATGAAAAGAGCTTTACAAGAGTTTGTGATTGAAGGGATTAAAACAACTATTCCATTGCTTATCAAGCTCATGGATGACCCTAATTTCCAAAATGGAAAAGATTTTACAACTCAATATATGAATACCTACGATTATTCAGACTTATAA
- a CDS encoding acetyl-CoA carboxylase biotin carboxyl carrier protein subunit gives MKAKEIRDLIDFIAQSPLDEVNIETDEFKISVKRHSGVVKMENVSTTVATQQPSYTPTTVISKQDSTPQETQTNPKEGSNAGNYITIKSPMIGTFYRASKPDVPNFVNVGDEVKQGQIVCIVEAMKLFNEIESEISGRIVKVLVENATPVEYDQPLFLVEPI, from the coding sequence ATGAAAGCAAAGGAAATCAGAGATTTGATAGATTTTATAGCTCAATCACCTTTGGACGAAGTAAACATCGAAACAGATGAGTTTAAAATAAGTGTCAAACGTCATAGCGGAGTTGTTAAAATGGAGAATGTTTCAACTACTGTGGCTACACAACAACCTAGTTATACGCCTACTACAGTAATATCTAAACAAGATTCCACTCCTCAAGAAACACAAACAAACCCTAAAGAAGGCTCAAATGCAGGTAATTATATTACCATCAAATCTCCAATGATTGGTACTTTCTACAGAGCTTCTAAACCTGATGTTCCTAATTTTGTGAATGTTGGTGATGAGGTAAAACAAGGACAAATAGTTTGTATTGTTGAAGCCATGAAGCTTTTTAATGAAATCGAATCTGAAATTTCTGGAAGAATTGTGAAGGTTCTTGTAGAAAATGCAACTCCTGTAGAATATGACCAACCTTTATTCTTAGTAGAACCTATTTAA
- a CDS encoding phosphorylase: MTRIAESELIINKDGSIYHLNLKPEDISDTILVVGDPNRVHKVSQYFDSVDFEMNKREFITHTGIYKGKRLTVISSGMGTDNVEILITELDAIVNIDLKTRERKKKLKKLNIVRIGTSGSLQAAIGVDSLVASSYGLGLDTLMYFYKLAQTDFEKTFSQNFQNSMQLGFTPYCVEGSKSLTEKLAFDMLKGVTVTAPGFYAPQGREIRTSIRYPHLVDELSFFHHEDHWLTNFEMETAGYYAMCRLLGHEMLSLNAIIANRITQEFSKNAEKTIDNLIKLVLERV, encoded by the coding sequence ATGACTCGTATTGCAGAATCTGAACTCATTATCAATAAGGATGGTAGCATTTATCACCTCAATTTAAAACCTGAAGATATTTCTGATACCATTTTGGTAGTTGGCGACCCCAATAGAGTTCATAAAGTGAGTCAATATTTTGATTCCGTTGATTTTGAGATGAATAAGCGAGAGTTTATCACTCATACTGGTATTTACAAAGGCAAACGTCTAACTGTTATTTCATCAGGTATGGGAACAGACAATGTGGAAATTCTGATTACAGAACTAGATGCCATTGTCAATATTGATTTGAAAACTCGTGAACGAAAGAAGAAACTCAAGAAATTAAATATTGTTCGTATTGGTACATCAGGAAGCCTACAAGCAGCCATCGGAGTTGATAGTTTGGTTGCTTCTTCGTATGGATTGGGTTTAGATACACTTATGTATTTTTATAAACTTGCTCAAACAGATTTTGAAAAAACCTTTTCTCAAAACTTTCAGAATTCTATGCAGTTGGGTTTTACTCCTTATTGTGTAGAAGGCTCCAAAAGTCTTACTGAAAAACTTGCTTTTGATATGCTCAAAGGCGTTACGGTTACTGCCCCTGGCTTTTATGCCCCACAAGGCAGAGAAATCAGGACAAGTATTCGATATCCTCATTTGGTAGATGAATTAAGCTTTTTTCATCATGAAGACCACTGGCTTACCAATTTTGAAATGGAAACAGCAGGTTATTATGCTATGTGCCGTTTATTGGGACACGAAATGCTCTCTTTAAATGCTATCATAGCCAACCGAATTACACAGGAATTCTCTAAAAATGCAGAAAAAACGATTGACAATCTCATTAAATTGGTTTTGGAAAGGGTTTAA
- a CDS encoding sodium:solute symporter, with amino-acid sequence MNPAIVVSVLSAYFFLLILIAYYTSKNATASTFFDGNKQSPWYLVAFGMIGASLSGVTFISIPGAVLTRSFGYFQLVLGYVAGYVVIASILMPLYYKLNLVSIYTYLEQRFGRYAYKTGASFFLLSRTIGTSFRLFLAVEALQIGLFNAWGFPFWLTTAISIALIWVYTFRGGIKTIVWTDTFQTTFLLLALFSAIFFIKEDLNWSVGTLFNQIESSPMSKIFFWDDFLGSKNHFIKQFLAGMFIAIAMTGLDQDLMQKNLTCKNLKEAQKNMFSFVTVLVFVNLVFLAMGALLYLYTENKDITLPTKAGKIITDQVYPVLAFEHFGIIAGIAFLLGITAATYASSDSALASLTTSFCIDFLGVTKNQKGEKESKNTVRMVHLGFSIVLLIIVVIFEKVRNANPNVNIIGTLFQAAGYTYGALLGLFAFGITTKRTLQDPLVPVICILAPALCFVINIYSKEILGGYVFGDELIILNGFLNYLGLWAISKKSEYSIALKQS; translated from the coding sequence ATGAACCCTGCTATTGTCGTTTCCGTTTTATCTGCTTATTTCTTTCTGTTAATTTTGATTGCTTACTATACCTCAAAAAATGCTACTGCTTCTACATTTTTTGATGGTAATAAACAATCTCCATGGTATTTAGTCGCTTTCGGGATGATTGGAGCTTCTCTTTCAGGAGTTACTTTTATTTCTATACCTGGAGCTGTACTGACAAGATCTTTTGGATATTTCCAGTTGGTTTTGGGCTATGTGGCAGGCTATGTGGTCATTGCATCTATTCTCATGCCTCTGTACTATAAACTCAATTTAGTTTCTATTTATACCTATTTAGAACAACGTTTTGGGCGATATGCTTATAAAACAGGGGCTTCATTTTTCTTACTTTCAAGAACAATTGGAACATCTTTCCGTTTATTTCTAGCTGTAGAAGCTTTACAAATAGGCTTGTTTAATGCTTGGGGCTTTCCTTTTTGGCTTACAACAGCTATCAGTATTGCTCTTATTTGGGTTTATACTTTTAGAGGTGGTATCAAAACGATTGTTTGGACAGATACTTTTCAAACAACTTTTCTGTTACTTGCCTTATTTTCAGCAATTTTCTTTATCAAAGAAGATTTAAATTGGAGTGTTGGAACACTTTTTAATCAAATAGAAAGCAGTCCTATGTCTAAAATATTCTTCTGGGATGACTTTTTAGGTAGTAAAAATCATTTTATCAAGCAATTTTTAGCAGGAATGTTTATAGCCATTGCTATGACAGGTTTAGACCAAGACTTAATGCAAAAAAACCTGACTTGTAAAAACCTCAAGGAAGCTCAAAAAAATATGTTTTCTTTTGTGACTGTACTTGTTTTTGTGAATTTAGTATTTTTGGCAATGGGGGCTTTGCTATATTTATATACCGAAAATAAGGATATTACATTACCTACAAAAGCAGGAAAAATCATTACAGACCAAGTATATCCAGTTTTGGCATTTGAGCATTTTGGTATCATTGCAGGTATTGCGTTTTTGTTGGGTATAACAGCTGCCACATATGCCAGTTCTGACTCAGCATTGGCATCGTTAACTACTTCGTTTTGCATAGACTTTTTGGGAGTTACTAAAAATCAGAAAGGTGAAAAAGAATCAAAAAATACAGTTAGAATGGTTCATTTAGGATTTTCTATTGTTTTATTGATTATTGTGGTTATTTTTGAGAAAGTCCGAAATGCCAACCCCAATGTAAATATCATTGGAACTTTATTTCAAGCTGCTGGTTATACATATGGGGCATTATTGGGACTTTTTGCCTTTGGTATTACAACAAAACGTACGCTCCAAGACCCTTTAGTACCAGTAATTTGTATATTGGCTCCTGCCCTTTGTTTTGTCATCAATATCTATTCAAAAGAAATCCTTGGAGGATATGTATTTGGAGATGAGTTGATTATATTAAATGGATTTCTAAATTACTTAGGGCTTTGGGCTATCAGCAAAAAAAGTGAATACTCAATAGCATTAAAACAATCATAA
- a CDS encoding diguanylate cyclase, with protein MNKRIKLIFLILILTLNSSCVEKKSTEKETNKSELVVASKIDTLKFTSGIRAIFQDSKGNYWFGSHNEGVSFYNGKSFEYFTTHEGLLDNQIRSIQEDKNGRIWFETSKGASVYDKGIFTNYSTKTNEPKKEWNQTMGDLWFYAGEEGGINRFDGINMNYLMFPKPKHINPDNTFGVTDISKDNDGKVWIATYSALFNYDGKIVTIFDNKKLNLKNNELLHIRSVLEDLKGRIWIGNNGIGVLLMEDNSIINFSEKNNLIHPTSTRRGDKSKPGTLEHVFAIEEDSEGNIWFGDRDTGAWKYDGKKITNYIINNKLLSPMIWTIYKDNKNNLLFGMADGSIYKFNGKAFEKQF; from the coding sequence ATGAACAAAAGAATAAAATTGATTTTCTTAATACTCATACTGACACTAAACTCTTCTTGCGTTGAAAAGAAATCAACAGAGAAAGAAACTAACAAGTCTGAATTGGTAGTAGCTTCAAAAATCGACACGTTAAAGTTTACCTCTGGAATACGTGCTATCTTTCAAGACAGTAAAGGCAATTATTGGTTTGGAAGTCATAATGAGGGTGTAAGCTTTTATAATGGAAAATCATTTGAATACTTTACAACCCATGAAGGTTTACTAGACAATCAAATTCGTTCAATTCAAGAAGATAAGAATGGAAGAATTTGGTTTGAAACGTCAAAAGGAGCAAGTGTGTATGACAAAGGAATATTTACTAATTATTCGACAAAAACCAACGAACCAAAAAAGGAATGGAATCAAACCATGGGAGATTTATGGTTTTATGCAGGTGAAGAAGGCGGAATAAATCGTTTTGATGGAATAAATATGAACTATTTAATGTTCCCAAAACCCAAACATATAAATCCTGATAATACTTTTGGCGTAACGGATATTTCAAAAGATAACGATGGTAAAGTTTGGATTGCAACTTATTCAGCACTATTCAACTATGATGGTAAAATCGTAACTATCTTTGATAATAAAAAATTGAACCTAAAAAATAATGAGCTATTGCATATAAGAAGTGTATTAGAAGATTTAAAAGGTCGAATTTGGATAGGAAATAATGGAATTGGCGTTTTGCTAATGGAAGATAATTCAATCATTAATTTTTCTGAAAAGAACAATTTAATCCATCCAACAAGCACAAGAAGAGGAGATAAATCAAAACCAGGTACACTTGAACACGTTTTTGCTATTGAAGAAGATAGTGAAGGCAATATTTGGTTTGGAGATAGAGATACAGGGGCTTGGAAATATGATGGTAAGAAGATTACAAACTATATAATCAACAACAAACTTTTGTCCCCAATGATTTGGACTATTTATAAAGACAACAAAAATAATTTGCTTTTTGGAATGGCAGACGGAAGCATCTATAAGTTTAACGGAAAAGCTTTTGAAAAGCAATTTTAA
- a CDS encoding pirin gives MKKLFHPAMGRGQADFGWLKARHSFSFGQFYNPEKVHFGALRVLNDDFVAGGTGFNTHPHDNMEIVTIPLEGALAHKDSTGGEGIIRQHDVQIMSAGTGIYHSEKNANHDVPVKLLQIWVMPKKYNITPRYDQKTYLPESYHNELKTVVSPDDENALWINQDAYFVLGNLDENFDTQYKIKKEGNGVYAFLIEGKAEVNGQTLSPRDAVGIWETDFVQVKTLEKSRILLIEVPMTLEN, from the coding sequence ATGAAAAAGTTATTTCATCCTGCAATGGGACGTGGTCAAGCTGATTTTGGTTGGTTAAAAGCCCGTCATTCATTTAGTTTTGGGCAATTCTACAATCCCGAAAAAGTACATTTTGGTGCTTTGCGTGTACTCAACGATGACTTTGTGGCAGGAGGAACAGGGTTCAATACCCACCCACACGATAATATGGAAATCGTAACCATCCCTCTCGAAGGGGCTTTGGCTCACAAAGATAGCACAGGAGGAGAGGGCATTATACGTCAGCATGATGTCCAGATTATGTCAGCAGGTACAGGTATTTATCATTCTGAAAAAAATGCCAACCATGATGTCCCTGTGAAACTTTTACAGATTTGGGTGATGCCTAAAAAATATAACATCACACCACGTTACGACCAAAAAACGTATCTGCCTGAAAGCTACCATAATGAGCTAAAAACGGTGGTTTCTCCTGATGATGAAAATGCTCTTTGGATAAACCAAGATGCGTATTTTGTATTAGGAAATTTGGATGAAAATTTTGACACACAATATAAGATAAAGAAAGAAGGAAATGGAGTGTATGCTTTCCTGATTGAAGGAAAAGCAGAAGTAAACGGACAAACTTTAAGCCCTAGAGATGCCGTAGGTATTTGGGAAACAGATTTTGTGCAAGTTAAAACACTGGAAAAAAGCCGTATATTACTCATAGAAGTACCCATGACTTTAGAAAATTAA